The following are encoded together in the Culex pipiens pallens isolate TS chromosome 1, TS_CPP_V2, whole genome shotgun sequence genome:
- the LOC120422128 gene encoding pheromone-binding protein-related protein 6, with protein MFTTTVLGLGLLLLIQVGLISCEEPRRDAEYPPPEFLEKMKPMHDECVAETGASEDAIKRFSDQEIHEDDNLKCYMNCLFHKAGVVNDKGEFHYVKIQDFLPESMHLITLNWFKRCLYPQGENLCEKAFWLNKCWKERDPVHYFLP; from the exons ATGTTTACGACCACTGTGCTGGGGCTTGGGCTGTTGCTACTCATCCAGGTTGGACTCATCAGCTGTGAGGAACCGAGGCGAGATGCTGAA TACCCCCCACCAGAGTTTTTGGAGAAGATGAAGCCCATGCATGATGAATGTGTTGCAGAAACAGGTGCCTCCGAAG ATGCCATCAAGCGCTTCAGCGATCAGGAGATCCACGAGGACGATAATCTGAAATGCTACATGAACTGTTTGTTCCACAAGGCCGGCGTGGTGAACGACAAGGGCGAGTTTCACTACGTGAAAATCCAGGACTTTTTGCCCGAATCAATGCATCTGATTACGCTGAACTGGTTCAAGCGGTGCCTGTACCCGCAGGGCGAGAACCTATGTGAGAAGGCATTCTGGCTGAACAAGTGCTGGAAAGAGCGAGACCCGGTGCACTACTTTTTGCCCTGA